From Aristaeella lactis, the proteins below share one genomic window:
- a CDS encoding glutamine synthetase III family protein codes for MAFVEENFGINVFNDSVMRQRLPRETYKALHKTIDDGRRLDPQLASIVANAMKDWAVERGATHYTHWFQPLNSVTAEKHDAFITPVDGGRVIQEFSGKELVRGEADASSLPSGGLRSTFEARGYTAWDPTSYAFIKEHVLCIPTAYCSYGGEALDKKTPLLRSMEALNKQAVRILKLFGRLDATRVTPTVGPEQEYFLIEKELYDKRSDLIFAGRTLFGAPAPKGQELGDHFFGTIKTRVQAFMTELNEELWKVGVLAKTEHNETAPAQHEMAPIHSIVNVACDHNQLTMEIMKKVARRHGLHCLLSEKPFAGVNGSGKHNNWSMSTNTGYNLLEPGDSPHESAQFLLFLTSVIKAVDDYQDLLRASVASAGNDHRLGGCEAPPAIISIFLGDELTEILEALETGSIYNGREKTDMTIGVHMLPKFPKDTTDRNRTSPFAFTGNKFEFRSLGSSDSISDANVVLNTIVAESLRQFADELENASDFRSALHDLIVRTIHDHKRIIFNGNNYTDEWVKEAERRGLCRLDSSVDALPCYTDEKNIRLFETHKVLSESELRSRRDIGLDSYAKIIAIEANTMIMMARRQILPAVLRFTGDMAAASRNIREIGAECASGPALVSTLSATVDQLNSDLLRLETVIRERPAGDDPLSDARYMHDTVLPAMADLRKSADTLETLTDRSYWPFPTYDELLFSI; via the coding sequence ATGGCGTTTGTGGAAGAGAATTTCGGTATCAATGTGTTTAATGATTCCGTTATGCGCCAGCGTCTTCCCCGGGAGACATACAAAGCCCTCCATAAAACAATTGATGACGGACGCCGTCTGGATCCCCAGCTTGCCAGCATTGTGGCAAACGCCATGAAAGACTGGGCTGTTGAGCGCGGCGCAACACATTATACCCACTGGTTCCAGCCCTTGAATTCCGTCACCGCGGAAAAGCACGACGCTTTCATTACGCCCGTGGACGGCGGCCGCGTGATCCAGGAGTTCTCCGGCAAGGAACTGGTCCGCGGCGAAGCGGACGCTTCCTCCCTGCCCAGCGGCGGCCTGCGCTCCACTTTTGAGGCTCGCGGCTACACTGCCTGGGATCCGACTTCCTATGCCTTCATCAAGGAGCACGTCCTGTGCATCCCCACGGCATACTGCTCCTATGGCGGCGAAGCCCTGGACAAGAAGACTCCCCTGCTCCGCTCCATGGAAGCGCTCAACAAACAGGCTGTCCGCATCCTGAAACTCTTCGGCCGGCTGGATGCCACGCGCGTCACACCCACCGTCGGTCCTGAGCAGGAGTATTTCCTGATTGAAAAAGAACTGTATGACAAGCGCAGCGACCTGATTTTCGCCGGCCGCACGCTCTTTGGCGCACCTGCCCCCAAGGGACAGGAGCTGGGCGATCACTTCTTCGGCACAATCAAGACCCGGGTCCAGGCGTTCATGACAGAGCTGAATGAAGAACTCTGGAAGGTCGGCGTCCTGGCCAAGACCGAGCATAATGAGACCGCCCCGGCCCAGCATGAGATGGCGCCTATCCATTCCATCGTCAACGTGGCCTGCGACCACAACCAGCTGACCATGGAGATCATGAAGAAGGTTGCCCGCCGACACGGTCTCCACTGTCTCCTGTCCGAGAAGCCTTTCGCCGGCGTCAACGGCAGCGGCAAGCATAACAACTGGTCCATGTCCACCAACACCGGCTACAATCTGCTGGAGCCCGGCGACAGTCCCCATGAAAGCGCTCAGTTCCTGCTCTTCCTGACCTCGGTCATCAAAGCCGTGGACGATTATCAGGATCTGCTCCGCGCCTCTGTGGCTTCCGCAGGCAACGACCACCGTCTGGGCGGCTGCGAAGCTCCGCCCGCCATCATCAGCATCTTCCTCGGGGACGAGCTCACCGAGATCCTGGAAGCCCTGGAAACCGGTTCCATCTATAACGGCCGTGAGAAGACCGATATGACCATCGGCGTCCATATGCTGCCCAAGTTCCCGAAGGACACCACTGACCGGAACAGGACCTCTCCTTTCGCCTTCACCGGCAACAAATTTGAGTTCCGCTCCCTGGGCTCCTCCGATTCCATTTCCGATGCCAACGTGGTCCTGAACACCATCGTGGCCGAAAGCCTGCGCCAGTTCGCTGACGAGCTGGAAAACGCGTCGGATTTCCGTTCCGCGCTTCACGATCTGATCGTCAGGACAATTCATGATCATAAGCGGATTATTTTCAATGGGAACAATTATACTGACGAATGGGTAAAGGAAGCCGAAAGACGCGGACTTTGCAGGCTTGATTCTTCCGTGGACGCCCTGCCCTGCTATACCGACGAAAAGAACATCCGCCTCTTTGAGACCCACAAGGTCCTTTCAGAATCCGAACTTCGTTCCCGCCGGGATATCGGCCTGGATTCCTACGCCAAGATCATTGCCATCGAAGCCAACACCATGATCATGATGGCCCGTCGCCAGATCCTGCCCGCGGTGCTGCGTTTCACCGGTGATATGGCTGCGGCCTCCCGGAACATCCGGGAAATCGGCGCGGAGTGCGCCAGCGGTCCGGCACTGGTGTCCACCCTCAGTGCCACAGTGGATCAGCTGAACAGCGACCTTCTGCGGCTTGAAACCGTCATCCGGGAGCGCCCCGCCGGAGACGATCCCCTTTCTGATGCCCGCTATATGCACGATACCGTGCTGCCCGCCATGGCGGATCTCCGGAAGTCAGCCGATACCCTCGAGACCCTCACGGACCGGAGCTATTGGCCGTTCCCGACCTACGATGAGCTCCTCTTCAGCATCTGA
- a CDS encoding YerC/YecD family TrpR-related protein produces MFEPKIRNSQTDLLMKAILTLESEEDAYRFFEDICTIPEIKSISQRLEVAYLLDRKETYQKIAEETGASSATISRVNRSLSYGADGYRRVLDAMGEKK; encoded by the coding sequence ATGTTTGAACCAAAAATCAGAAACAGTCAGACCGATCTGCTGATGAAAGCAATCCTTACGCTGGAAAGCGAGGAAGATGCCTACCGCTTCTTTGAGGATATCTGTACGATTCCCGAGATCAAGAGCATCAGCCAGAGGCTGGAAGTGGCCTACCTGCTTGACAGGAAGGAAACCTACCAGAAGATCGCGGAAGAGACAGGCGCGTCCAGCGCCACCATCTCCAGGGTCAACCGCTCTCTTTCATACGGAGCGGACGGCTACCGCCGTGTTCTTGATGCAATGGGAGAGAAAAAATAA
- a CDS encoding MBL fold metallo-hydrolase — protein sequence MFHFTEIAPGVKHIQDAMGVCFTLIEGDKRAILFDTGYGMEDVQAYVRTLTDKPVKVYLSHGHHDHVLGARWFGQTLMGEADMDEFRERTGEGQRRKVMKQAEGQDVPVPDDFMIANISLPEAICFNGKTGTFDSLEEDLGGLKIRVILVPGHTPGSIVVFIPARGLLLTGDDWNPCTWMWFPTSMDASGWRENMKTLIRVLEDDGPEIKTVICSHQPKARDGKELKAFLEYMTDERMKAAPAVDMGAPIDTHQIVKDPEGWVLLFDLRKIR from the coding sequence ATGTTTCATTTTACCGAAATCGCCCCGGGCGTGAAACACATTCAGGACGCCATGGGCGTCTGCTTTACACTGATCGAGGGAGACAAGCGCGCAATCCTGTTTGATACCGGATACGGGATGGAAGATGTGCAGGCGTATGTGAGAACGCTGACGGACAAGCCGGTGAAGGTATACCTGTCCCACGGACACCATGACCATGTGCTGGGTGCCAGGTGGTTTGGGCAGACCTTGATGGGCGAAGCGGACATGGACGAATTCCGGGAAAGGACCGGTGAGGGACAGCGCAGGAAGGTCATGAAGCAGGCGGAAGGACAGGATGTGCCGGTACCGGACGATTTCATGATTGCGAACATCAGCCTGCCGGAGGCAATATGCTTCAACGGAAAAACCGGGACTTTTGACAGCCTGGAAGAGGACCTGGGCGGCCTGAAAATCCGTGTTATCCTTGTGCCGGGCCATACACCCGGAAGCATTGTGGTTTTCATACCGGCACGGGGACTGCTGCTCACCGGAGATGACTGGAATCCCTGCACCTGGATGTGGTTCCCGACTTCCATGGACGCTTCCGGATGGCGGGAGAATATGAAGACGCTGATCCGGGTGCTGGAAGACGACGGACCGGAAATCAAAACAGTGATCTGTTCACATCAGCCAAAGGCCCGTGACGGAAAAGAGCTGAAAGCCTTCCTGGAGTACATGACGGATGAACGGATGAAAGCGGCACCGGCGGTGGATATGGGTGCGCCTATCGATACACACCAGATTGTGAAGGATCCGGAAGGATGGGTGCTTTTATTTGATCTTCGAAAGATCAGATAA
- the ligA gene encoding NAD-dependent DNA ligase LigA, with amino-acid sequence MNEAQERMQELVRKLNETAYAYYVLDNPVISDMQWDRLYDELKKLEAETGIILPDSPTQKVGGDPLKGFEEHRHITRLWSLDKVQSLEELEAWIQRTEKLAEAKDLQYYVEYKFDGLTLNLTYRDGELVQAATRGNGVTGEAILPQARTIHSVPRKIPYKGLLEVQGECIMRLSTLEKYNKTAKEPLKNARNAAAGALRNLDPRVTASRHLDAFFYQVGTIENPPYDSQPGMLDFLRENGFQVSPYLGSSRGREALEACIREIEQSRSQLDWLIDGVVIKVGDYALRERMGYTEKYPRWGVAYKFKAEECVTKLLDVTWELGRTGKLTPLAHLEPVDFYGVTVRKATLNNLGDIQRKDVAIGCNVWIRRSNDVIPEIMGRAGDATEDEKPILKPEFCPACGSKLIERGAHLFCMNRETCRPQAVARLAHFAGREAMDIDGFSEKTAGQLYDQMGIRQPADLYALTPMDFLMLDGFKEKKAGNLADALEKSKHCELDAFLFALGIPNVGRKTARDLAQRFGTLERLKAADEEALTAIPDIGDIVAASVTEYFSFPENNQMIDRLIAAGVHPKEMAAASEGAFSGMSIVVTGTLPTLSRKEAEDLIRSRGGNAAGSVSKKTAFVVVGEDAGSKLSKAQSLGIETIDEAELLRRAGV; translated from the coding sequence ATGAACGAAGCACAGGAAAGGATGCAGGAACTTGTCAGAAAACTGAATGAAACTGCGTATGCCTACTATGTGCTGGACAATCCTGTTATTTCCGACATGCAGTGGGACCGCCTTTATGATGAGCTGAAAAAGCTGGAGGCGGAAACCGGTATCATCCTGCCGGATTCCCCGACGCAGAAAGTCGGCGGCGATCCGCTGAAGGGGTTTGAGGAGCACAGGCATATTACCCGCCTGTGGTCGCTGGACAAGGTCCAGAGCCTGGAAGAACTGGAAGCCTGGATCCAGCGTACGGAGAAACTGGCAGAAGCAAAAGACCTCCAGTACTACGTCGAGTATAAATTTGACGGATTAACGCTGAATCTTACCTATCGGGACGGCGAACTGGTACAGGCTGCCACCCGTGGCAACGGTGTTACCGGAGAAGCCATCCTGCCGCAGGCCAGGACGATCCACAGTGTGCCCAGGAAAATCCCTTATAAAGGCCTGCTGGAGGTACAGGGTGAATGCATCATGAGGCTCAGCACCCTGGAGAAATACAACAAGACAGCAAAGGAACCCCTCAAGAACGCAAGAAACGCCGCCGCGGGAGCACTGCGCAACCTTGATCCGAGGGTAACGGCCTCCCGTCACCTGGATGCCTTTTTCTACCAGGTCGGTACGATTGAGAACCCGCCTTATGACAGCCAGCCGGGAATGCTTGACTTCCTGCGGGAAAACGGTTTCCAGGTCAGCCCCTATCTCGGAAGCAGCAGGGGCAGAGAGGCACTGGAAGCCTGTATCCGGGAAATAGAACAGAGCCGGAGCCAGCTGGACTGGCTGATCGACGGCGTTGTGATCAAAGTCGGTGATTATGCCCTGCGGGAACGGATGGGATATACCGAAAAATACCCGCGATGGGGTGTCGCGTATAAATTCAAAGCGGAAGAATGTGTGACAAAACTCCTGGATGTGACATGGGAGCTGGGACGAACAGGAAAACTGACTCCGCTTGCCCATCTGGAGCCTGTGGATTTTTACGGCGTAACGGTACGCAAAGCCACCCTCAACAACCTGGGCGATATCCAGCGGAAAGACGTGGCGATCGGCTGCAATGTATGGATTCGCAGAAGCAATGACGTCATCCCAGAAATCATGGGACGCGCCGGAGACGCAACGGAAGATGAGAAGCCCATCCTGAAACCTGAATTCTGTCCGGCCTGCGGATCAAAACTGATCGAACGCGGTGCCCATCTGTTCTGCATGAACCGGGAAACCTGCCGTCCGCAGGCTGTGGCGCGGCTGGCGCATTTTGCCGGACGGGAAGCCATGGACATAGACGGGTTCAGCGAAAAGACTGCCGGACAGCTGTATGACCAGATGGGAATCCGGCAGCCTGCGGACCTGTATGCACTGACCCCCATGGATTTCCTGATGCTGGACGGCTTTAAGGAAAAGAAAGCCGGGAACCTGGCGGATGCGCTTGAAAAGAGCAAGCACTGTGAGCTGGACGCGTTCCTGTTTGCGCTCGGGATTCCCAATGTGGGACGGAAAACAGCCAGGGACCTGGCACAGCGTTTCGGTACCCTGGAAAGACTGAAGGCAGCAGATGAGGAAGCCCTTACCGCCATTCCGGATATTGGGGATATTGTCGCGGCAAGCGTGACGGAATACTTCAGTTTCCCGGAAAACAACCAGATGATCGACCGGCTGATTGCGGCAGGGGTGCATCCGAAGGAAATGGCAGCGGCATCTGAAGGAGCCTTTTCCGGGATGAGTATTGTGGTTACCGGAACACTTCCGACACTCAGCCGGAAGGAAGCGGAAGACCTGATCCGAAGCCGGGGTGGAAACGCGGCCGGTTCTGTAAGCAAAAAAACAGCCTTTGTGGTTGTTGGAGAGGATGCGGGCAGCAAGCTGAGCAAAGCCCAGAGCCTTGGCATCGAAACCATAGACGAGGCAGAACTGCTCAGGAGAGCAGGAGTGTAA
- a CDS encoding site-2 protease family protein, translated as MFSGITSILDGLRTDPSGTIITFLYVAVCILFSLIIHECAHGYVALKCGDPTAKWLGRLTLNPAKHLDPLGTICMVFLRVGWAKPVPVNPRNFRHYRRDYIFVSLAGIVTNLIVCLLSLIISAVMARFIWKPEIIREIADMGERSILINVYDGSFAAAVYSGLYSYFGSYAQVPWLMYIQRLFLILAQMNLGLAVFNLLPVPPLDGFRVFDQFVFKGRLALTPQMMQMIHTGFLIVCMSGLLTGLLTTVNSAVMGVFSSVISMLI; from the coding sequence ATGTTTTCAGGTATAACAAGTATTCTGGACGGGTTAAGAACTGACCCGAGCGGTACGATCATCACATTTTTATATGTGGCTGTATGCATTTTGTTCAGCCTGATTATTCATGAGTGCGCCCATGGATATGTGGCCCTTAAATGCGGAGACCCGACGGCCAAATGGCTTGGGAGGCTCACCCTGAACCCGGCAAAACACCTGGATCCGCTTGGTACAATCTGCATGGTTTTTCTGCGCGTCGGCTGGGCAAAACCTGTTCCTGTCAATCCCCGCAATTTCCGTCATTACCGGAGGGACTACATTTTCGTCTCACTGGCAGGTATTGTGACCAACCTGATTGTTTGCCTGCTCAGTCTGATTATCTCAGCCGTTATGGCCAGGTTTATCTGGAAGCCGGAGATTATCAGGGAAATAGCGGATATGGGGGAAAGATCCATACTGATCAATGTTTATGACGGCAGCTTTGCAGCTGCAGTGTATTCAGGGTTGTATTCCTACTTTGGAAGCTATGCCCAGGTGCCCTGGCTGATGTATATTCAGAGGTTATTCCTGATACTGGCGCAGATGAATCTCGGCCTGGCTGTGTTCAACCTTCTTCCTGTACCGCCGCTGGACGGTTTCCGTGTGTTTGATCAGTTTGTGTTCAAGGGACGCCTTGCCCTGACGCCGCAGATGATGCAGATGATCCACACAGGTTTCCTGATTGTCTGTATGAGCGGACTTCTTACAGGCTTGCTGACAACAGTAAACAGCGCAGTGATGGGCGTGTTCTCATCTGTCATCT
- a CDS encoding UvrD-helicase domain-containing protein — MDLTALNPEQRRAAETLEGPVLILAGAGSGKTRALTYRVANLIDHGVPAYSILALTFTNKAAREMKSRVQSLIGEEQAETAWISTFHSTCARILRRDIEKIGYSRSFTIYDDDDQQRVLKEILKQQNIDDKFLPVREIRSKISDAKNRMLMSDEWFAKSARDRRASMIHDVMTEYEKRMKTLNALDFDDLLLKTLILLADHPPVLDMYRRRFRYVMVDEYQDTNRTQYELIRLLTAESRNLCVVGDDDQSIYGWRGADIRNILDFEKDYPDATVIKLEQNYRSTGNILDAANQVIAHNADRKDKTLWTEHGEGDKITCYCAQDEREEAAWIIQQIQELKKTGIQYGDIALLYRTNAQSRIPEEVLMQAGIPYRVFGGQKFYERKEIKDILAYLRVIANPADDISLTRIINVPKRSIGDSTVQTLTEYAARQGVPIYAVLADLPEELGSRARNSVSEFFRMMIMLCAMKETMELEEFVDTMIRITGLEEQYRKEDTEESMNRIENIQEFRGSVHEFATLGEQPTLEAYLENVALVTDLDRAEDQSGYVTMMTLHSAKGLEFDNVFIPGMEEGIFPSSRSLEEDNRLEEERRLMYVGITRARKRLYLSRASERMLYNQYSHNPPSRFLEEIPARLIREEFSAAARGGYRRNNERSAVRRDEYTGWESDDFVQEAPKHIPLSNLGKPKLKLNGLNLNSIPGVSKGFAGSTANALAGSAMQKLFSPGDRVRHPKFGFGNVISVSGSGSDARIRITFETAGERELSLAVAPIVKVEEKE; from the coding sequence ATGGATCTGACAGCATTAAACCCTGAACAACGCAGAGCCGCTGAGACACTGGAAGGACCTGTACTGATCCTGGCCGGTGCCGGAAGCGGCAAAACACGCGCACTTACATACCGTGTTGCCAATCTGATTGACCATGGAGTACCGGCTTATTCCATCCTGGCACTGACCTTCACAAACAAGGCTGCCAGGGAAATGAAATCCAGGGTACAGAGCCTGATTGGCGAAGAGCAGGCTGAGACCGCCTGGATCAGCACTTTCCATTCCACCTGCGCACGCATTCTGCGCAGAGATATTGAAAAGATCGGATACAGCCGATCCTTTACGATCTATGATGACGATGACCAGCAGCGTGTGCTGAAAGAAATCCTGAAGCAGCAGAATATTGATGATAAATTCCTGCCTGTACGGGAAATACGCTCAAAGATCAGTGATGCCAAGAACAGGATGCTCATGTCGGATGAGTGGTTCGCCAAATCCGCGCGTGACCGGAGAGCATCCATGATTCATGATGTGATGACAGAATATGAAAAGCGCATGAAAACACTGAATGCGCTTGATTTTGATGATCTTCTCCTGAAGACGCTCATCCTCCTTGCTGATCACCCGCCTGTGCTGGATATGTACCGCAGACGTTTCCGCTATGTCATGGTGGACGAGTATCAGGATACGAACCGGACACAGTATGAACTCATCCGGCTGCTGACCGCTGAAAGCCGGAACCTGTGCGTTGTCGGTGACGATGACCAGAGCATTTACGGGTGGCGCGGGGCGGATATCCGGAATATCCTTGATTTTGAAAAAGATTATCCTGACGCGACCGTGATCAAACTGGAGCAGAATTACCGTTCCACAGGGAACATACTGGATGCCGCAAACCAGGTGATCGCCCACAATGCGGACCGAAAGGATAAAACGCTGTGGACTGAACACGGGGAAGGTGACAAAATCACCTGTTACTGCGCGCAGGATGAACGTGAAGAAGCGGCCTGGATCATCCAGCAGATACAGGAACTGAAAAAAACAGGAATACAGTACGGGGATATCGCCCTGCTCTACCGGACAAACGCCCAGAGCCGTATTCCCGAAGAAGTACTGATGCAGGCCGGGATCCCGTACCGCGTTTTCGGCGGTCAGAAGTTCTATGAAAGAAAAGAAATCAAGGATATCCTGGCCTATCTCCGTGTGATTGCCAATCCCGCGGACGATATATCCCTGACAAGGATTATCAATGTTCCCAAACGTTCCATCGGCGACAGTACCGTGCAAACGCTGACAGAATATGCTGCCAGGCAGGGGGTGCCGATTTATGCGGTTCTGGCTGATCTTCCTGAAGAACTGGGAAGCCGTGCCAGGAACAGCGTTTCTGAATTCTTCCGCATGATGATCATGCTTTGTGCCATGAAGGAAACCATGGAACTGGAAGAATTTGTGGACACAATGATCCGCATCACAGGACTGGAGGAACAATACAGGAAAGAAGATACTGAGGAATCCATGAACCGCATTGAAAACATTCAGGAATTCCGCGGTTCAGTGCATGAATTTGCCACACTCGGCGAACAGCCCACCCTGGAGGCCTATCTGGAAAATGTCGCGCTGGTGACGGACCTGGACCGGGCTGAAGACCAGAGCGGCTATGTCACGATGATGACGCTTCATTCCGCAAAGGGCCTGGAATTTGACAATGTGTTTATTCCCGGAATGGAGGAAGGCATTTTCCCTTCTTCCAGAAGCCTGGAAGAAGACAACCGGCTCGAAGAGGAAAGAAGACTGATGTATGTGGGCATTACAAGGGCCAGGAAACGCCTTTATTTGTCACGGGCTTCAGAAAGAATGCTGTATAACCAGTACAGCCATAATCCGCCGAGCCGTTTCCTGGAAGAGATTCCGGCGAGACTCATCAGGGAGGAATTCTCAGCAGCCGCACGCGGCGGATACAGGAGAAACAATGAGCGGAGTGCTGTCCGGAGAGATGAATATACCGGATGGGAAAGCGATGATTTCGTACAGGAAGCCCCAAAGCACATTCCGCTTTCGAACCTGGGAAAGCCCAAACTGAAACTGAACGGACTGAACCTGAACAGCATTCCGGGCGTTTCGAAGGGCTTTGCCGGCAGTACGGCAAATGCGCTCGCGGGCTCAGCCATGCAAAAGCTGTTCAGTCCCGGAGACCGTGTCAGGCATCCCAAATTCGGCTTTGGCAATGTGATCAGCGTATCCGGCAGCGGTTCGGACGCAAGGATCAGGATCACGTTTGAAACAGCCGGGGAAAGAGAGCTGTCACTGGCAGTGGCCCCGATTGTAAAGGTGGAGGAAAAGGAATGA